One part of the Leptospira saintgironsiae genome encodes these proteins:
- a CDS encoding 7TM diverse intracellular signaling domain-containing protein, with protein MKRLFYSFLKKGGVKYSYKHTPMYLFRVFVLILCFSASSLFSEEAIPLSSQVERKRISTEVYFLEDSNKGLGIEKASSVEYSGKFKKSDMDPLNFGQTNFDYWIKITLKNPEKTQIRKILELDYTNIDRVDFFAENSSGKQELVNSSGMAFPYPVRKVNHRNFIYTLDFQPEQTRTFYLKLNTSGGLVFPLILWNPETFYHHNADIHLGLGLYYGIMCVMILYHLLIFLSTRDISYLFFVTNIFGFFGIQLVLTGHGFQYLWSEYPDLQRNLYVVFTGICMSSLVLFAQKFLNTEENINRNLNYSLNFTWALHALLIFSPLFLPPEFTVKVSLALSILAPSLVLIAASICFFKNYRPARYFLLAFSFLCISGMFVVLKFANLVGVSNWADDGLYIGSSMSALIFSFALADKINILKKEKEDAQRKIFEAQKENLEMQKTLNDSLEFLVIERTKTIEEQKLDIEAKAKLIEKDLAIAGKIQFSLLPSVLPKAHNVRIAYRCIPMLHVGGDFVDLISDRTGRALGIFICDVTGHGTGAAMVAAMVKMALADWSDYLSDPGYMLAKMRAQLMGKLNGNFVTATMITFYPESGRILIANAGHPEAILIRKSNGKHETYRPSGIAINEFLSTPNYQTLKTELTKGDKLILYTDGLPEARSKDGDFYGDDRFLDLLKNFSELEPELFCNSVIGKIQHFTEEEQSSHDDMAMVVLEYLG; from the coding sequence TTGAAAAGGCTATTTTATTCTTTCCTAAAGAAGGGAGGAGTAAAATATTCCTACAAACATACTCCAATGTACCTATTCAGGGTTTTCGTTCTAATTTTATGTTTTTCGGCCTCGTCTTTGTTTTCAGAGGAGGCTATCCCTTTATCTTCACAAGTAGAACGTAAAAGAATTAGTACTGAGGTCTATTTTTTGGAAGATTCTAATAAGGGTCTTGGTATAGAGAAGGCCTCTTCAGTAGAATATTCCGGAAAATTCAAAAAATCGGATATGGATCCTTTGAATTTCGGACAGACTAACTTCGATTATTGGATCAAGATTACCCTTAAAAACCCAGAAAAGACACAGATCCGAAAAATATTAGAATTAGATTATACAAATATTGATCGGGTGGACTTTTTTGCGGAGAATAGTTCCGGCAAACAAGAGTTAGTCAACTCAAGCGGGATGGCTTTTCCTTATCCTGTTCGAAAAGTAAATCACAGAAATTTTATCTATACTTTAGATTTTCAACCTGAACAAACCCGCACCTTCTATCTCAAGTTGAACACAAGCGGTGGTTTAGTTTTTCCTCTGATACTTTGGAATCCGGAGACATTCTATCATCATAACGCTGATATTCATTTAGGCCTTGGATTGTATTATGGGATCATGTGTGTGATGATCCTCTATCATTTATTAATATTCTTATCTACTCGAGATATCAGTTATCTATTTTTTGTGACCAATATTTTTGGATTTTTCGGGATACAATTGGTTCTTACTGGTCATGGATTTCAATATCTTTGGTCGGAATATCCTGATCTACAGAGGAATTTGTATGTAGTCTTTACTGGAATATGTATGTCTTCTTTGGTTTTATTTGCCCAAAAGTTTTTGAATACTGAAGAGAATATAAATCGTAATCTGAATTATTCTCTTAATTTTACTTGGGCGCTTCACGCTCTTCTAATATTTTCTCCTTTGTTTTTGCCTCCAGAGTTTACTGTAAAAGTAAGTTTGGCTTTGAGTATTCTTGCTCCTTCTTTAGTCTTGATTGCGGCTTCTATTTGCTTTTTCAAAAATTATAGACCAGCTAGATACTTCTTATTGGCGTTTAGCTTCTTATGTATTTCCGGAATGTTCGTGGTTTTAAAATTTGCGAATCTGGTCGGAGTTTCTAATTGGGCAGATGATGGATTGTATATAGGATCTTCTATGTCTGCATTGATATTCTCATTTGCGTTGGCTGATAAGATCAATATTCTCAAAAAAGAAAAAGAAGATGCACAACGAAAGATTTTTGAAGCCCAAAAAGAAAATCTGGAAATGCAAAAAACTCTAAACGACTCTTTAGAGTTTTTGGTAATAGAAAGAACCAAAACAATAGAAGAGCAAAAATTAGATATAGAAGCTAAGGCAAAATTGATCGAGAAGGATCTTGCCATTGCAGGAAAGATCCAGTTTTCACTTCTTCCTTCTGTTCTTCCAAAAGCACATAATGTAAGAATTGCATATAGATGTATTCCTATGCTTCACGTTGGTGGTGACTTTGTAGACTTGATCTCCGATAGAACAGGTAGAGCGCTCGGAATTTTTATCTGCGATGTGACAGGACATGGAACTGGTGCAGCGATGGTTGCTGCAATGGTAAAGATGGCTCTTGCAGATTGGTCCGATTATCTAAGCGATCCAGGATACATGCTTGCAAAAATGAGAGCGCAACTCATGGGAAAACTGAACGGAAATTTTGTAACTGCTACTATGATCACATTCTATCCTGAATCAGGAAGGATCTTGATCGCAAACGCAGGACATCCTGAAGCAATATTGATTCGCAAATCTAATGGGAAACATGAGACTTATCGTCCTTCCGGGATTGCTATCAATGAGTTCTTATCTACTCCTAATTACCAAACTTTAAAGACTGAATTGACTAAGGGTGATAAGCTTATCCTTTATACCGATGGTCTTCCTGAAGCAAGATCTAAAGATGGGGACTTTTACGGAGACGATAGATTTTTAGATCTTCTTAAAAACTTCTCAGAATTAGAGCCTGAACTTTTTTGCAATTCAGTAATCGGTAAGATCCAACATTTCACTGAAGAAGAACAAAGTTCTCATGACGATATGGCAATGGTCGTCTTAGAATATCTAGGTTAA